The Candidatus Bathyarchaeota archaeon genome includes a region encoding these proteins:
- the ade gene encoding adenine deaminase: MSELAKVAMGLIPADCVFQGGKLVNVLTGEIYKTNIAVKGERIAAVGDVNHTIGETTKVYDANGMFITPGLIDGHIHIESSMLTIEEFSRLVVPHGTTSVSADFHEVANVLGLKGLRLFHKISGKVLLRVFLVAPSSVPLAYNIEIPSVHLNLEDIEEIMKWDRVLGLGEILNVHDLISESKELNKKIQLAIKYGKFIDGNAPGIGKKELNAYIASGPQHDHEAVSTDEAKERLRLGMWVMIREGSSERNLADLIEIVNEKIDTRRCCFATDDKSPCDLAIEGHLDHCVRKSIELGVDPVKAIQMATINCAEYMGLERELGSVAPGKLADFIIVDDLKKFNVRRTIIGGRVVAENGKPLFSPEKVIYPKWATNTFRLKRIIKPSDLEIKADCRKNVKVRLIDVTEGTITSKASEATMFVQNNKLVSDIERDILKIVVVERYGKTNIAIGKGFIRGFGLQHGALASSIAHDTHNIICVGTNDADMALAINRVSELQGGLVIFKDRKSVGELMLNLAGIISLASWEKVSKELLELHEVAQKQLGCKLKSPFMVLSFQSSASIPELKISTLGLIDVRGMELVPLFLD, from the coding sequence ATGTCTGAACTCGCTAAAGTTGCGATGGGCTTGATTCCTGCTGATTGTGTTTTTCAAGGAGGAAAACTTGTTAATGTATTGACGGGTGAAATATATAAAACCAATATAGCTGTAAAAGGTGAGCGAATTGCCGCTGTCGGTGACGTGAATCACACCATCGGCGAAACTACAAAAGTTTACGATGCCAATGGCATGTTTATCACCCCTGGCTTGATTGACGGCCATATTCATATAGAGAGTTCAATGTTAACGATAGAAGAGTTCTCTAGATTGGTTGTACCTCATGGCACAACTTCCGTATCCGCGGATTTTCATGAAGTCGCAAACGTTCTTGGCCTGAAGGGCCTTAGGCTTTTCCACAAGATTTCTGGCAAGGTTCTACTAAGAGTCTTCCTCGTCGCACCATCATCTGTTCCACTTGCTTACAATATAGAAATTCCCTCTGTTCATTTAAACTTAGAAGATATCGAGGAAATAATGAAATGGGATAGAGTCCTGGGGTTAGGTGAGATATTAAACGTTCATGATCTTATATCGGAATCGAAGGAACTTAATAAAAAGATTCAGCTCGCGATTAAATATGGAAAATTCATAGACGGTAATGCGCCCGGTATCGGAAAAAAGGAACTCAACGCATATATAGCGAGTGGGCCGCAACACGACCATGAAGCTGTTTCGACTGATGAAGCTAAGGAAAGGCTAAGACTTGGTATGTGGGTGATGATAAGAGAAGGTTCTTCTGAACGTAATCTTGCTGATCTTATTGAAATAGTTAATGAGAAAATCGACACAAGGAGATGTTGCTTCGCAACCGATGACAAAAGTCCATGTGACCTTGCAATAGAAGGTCATCTAGATCATTGTGTGAGAAAATCAATCGAGCTTGGTGTTGACCCGGTAAAAGCGATACAAATGGCAACTATTAACTGTGCGGAGTATATGGGGTTGGAAAGAGAGCTGGGTTCCGTGGCTCCTGGTAAACTTGCTGATTTTATAATAGTTGATGATTTAAAAAAATTCAACGTAAGAAGAACAATTATTGGAGGAAGAGTTGTTGCAGAGAACGGGAAACCACTTTTCTCGCCGGAAAAGGTAATCTATCCAAAATGGGCTACGAACACTTTTCGACTAAAGCGAATTATAAAACCATCGGACCTAGAGATCAAAGCAGACTGTAGGAAAAATGTAAAGGTTCGATTGATTGATGTTACTGAAGGGACTATAACTAGCAAAGCTTCTGAGGCAACTATGTTTGTTCAAAACAATAAGCTAGTAAGCGATATTGAGAGAGACATTCTGAAGATTGTTGTAGTGGAACGTTATGGAAAAACAAATATTGCGATAGGAAAAGGTTTCATTAGAGGTTTCGGTTTACAACATGGTGCTTTAGCTTCAAGTATAGCTCATGATACTCACAATATCATTTGTGTTGGAACTAATGACGCAGACATGGCATTAGCTATAAATCGTGTCTCGGAACTCCAGGGAGGGCTTGTCATATTTAAAGATAGAAAATCTGTAGGGGAGTTGATGTTAAACCTGGCAGGAATTATATCACTTGCTTCTTGGGAAAAAGTTTCTAAAGAGCTTTTAGAACTGCATGAAGTGGCTCAGAAACAATTAGGTTGTAAACTGAAATCCCCTTTCATGGTTTTATCTTTTCAATCGAGTGCTTCGATTCCAGAATTGAAGATTTCGACTTTAGGTCTAATTGATGTGCGAGGGATGGAATTAGTTCCTTTATTCCTCGATTGA
- a CDS encoding adenine phosphoribosyltransferase — protein sequence MGEDALDLLRELKENLLNATILRFPAPEGGYYNYIVNFLTEGLPEIPPTVLWGCAIELARIADLDGVNKLVTPEAMGIHVTTVLSILTGIPMNVIRRRKYGLPGEIEIVKRTGYAESKMYANGLKAGDRVVLVDSIISTGGTYTAIIQALEKRGVIVQDAVAVIEKPDYNGVSYVEKETQHRVKTLVKVVIKNGRPVLID from the coding sequence ATGGGGGAAGACGCTTTGGATCTCTTAAGAGAATTAAAAGAAAATTTGTTAAATGCAACAATATTACGGTTTCCAGCCCCAGAGGGTGGATATTATAACTACATCGTTAACTTCCTAACAGAAGGCTTGCCAGAAATTCCTCCAACTGTGTTGTGGGGTTGCGCCATTGAACTGGCTAGAATCGCGGATTTAGATGGGGTTAATAAGCTTGTAACACCTGAAGCTATGGGGATTCACGTCACAACCGTTTTGTCAATTTTAACTGGAATACCAATGAACGTTATAAGAAGACGTAAGTACGGCTTGCCTGGAGAAATTGAAATCGTTAAGCGCACTGGCTACGCAGAATCTAAAATGTATGCTAATGGTCTGAAGGCTGGAGACCGTGTGGTTTTAGTAGATTCAATAATTTCAACCGGAGGCACCTATACAGCTATTATCCAGGCCTTGGAAAAGCGTGGAGTAATCGTCCAAGACGCTGTCGCTGTTATTGAGAAACCTGACTATAACGGTGTAAGTTACGTTGAAAAGGAAACCCAACACCGAGTAAAAACGTTGGTTAAAGTCGTCATTAAAAACGGTAGGCCTGTTTTGATCGATTAG
- a CDS encoding SWIM zinc finger family protein, translating to MPVDTLTTKAQRLLRQRRITEIGEGVYNVVGDHGTYNVSIDLKGRFSCNCPGFQTKRMCSHVLAVMFLRTELKRRSKTRTIETTKKFRA from the coding sequence ATGCCTGTTGATACACTAACAACAAAAGCGCAGCGGCTTCTTCGACAACGCAGAATTACAGAGATTGGTGAGGGGGTTTATAACGTAGTTGGAGATCATGGGACGTACAATGTTTCTATAGATCTTAAGGGTCGTTTCTCGTGTAATTGCCCTGGATTTCAGACTAAGCGTATGTGTAGCCATGTTCTTGCTGTAATGTTCCTTCGAACAGAATTGAAAAGAAGAAGCAAGACGCGCACCATAGAAACGACTAAGAAGTTTAGGGCGTAA
- a CDS encoding TIGR00269 family protein encodes MKCTRCKKQPAIFFRPYSGESLCQHCLITSIEGQVRRIISKYAMFKPNDRIAVAVSGGKDSVALLHILTKIEKQFPAAEVVAITIDEGIRGYRKEAIRIARENCRVLGVEHFIYSFKDLYGHTLDEIVKITREEEIGPCSYCGILRRRALNIASREVEADKLATAHNLDDEAQTILLNIIHGDVARIARIEPVLYGENSLKFVPRVKPICEIPENEIALYAYLRGIGFQSVPCPYIGTALRHEIRHMLNKLENRHPGVKFTIIRAAEKIRPVLKKALAPVKLQGCRVCGEPTTGSICKPCEVIRKLGILKS; translated from the coding sequence CTGAAATGCACAAGATGCAAAAAGCAACCAGCAATATTCTTCCGCCCCTACTCAGGCGAAAGTCTTTGCCAACATTGTCTTATTACTTCTATTGAAGGACAGGTTAGAAGGATTATTTCGAAATATGCGATGTTTAAACCCAATGATCGGATTGCAGTAGCCGTTTCTGGTGGCAAGGACAGTGTTGCACTCCTTCATATTCTTACTAAAATTGAAAAACAGTTTCCGGCGGCTGAGGTAGTTGCAATTACAATTGATGAAGGAATTAGAGGATATCGTAAGGAGGCTATTAGAATAGCTAGGGAAAATTGTAGAGTTTTAGGAGTAGAACATTTTATCTATTCCTTTAAAGACTTGTATGGGCACACACTAGATGAGATTGTAAAAATAACCAGAGAAGAGGAAATAGGTCCTTGTTCTTATTGCGGTATACTCAGACGAAGAGCGCTCAACATTGCAAGTAGGGAAGTCGAAGCGGATAAACTCGCTACAGCTCACAACCTTGACGATGAAGCACAAACTATACTCCTCAATATTATTCATGGCGACGTAGCGCGAATTGCTAGAATTGAGCCGGTTCTCTATGGAGAAAACTCTCTTAAATTTGTACCCCGCGTCAAACCGATATGTGAAATCCCTGAAAATGAAATAGCGTTATACGCGTACCTACGAGGAATCGGGTTCCAAAGTGTCCCATGTCCATATATTGGAACAGCTCTTAGACATGAAATACGTCATATGCTTAATAAACTGGAGAACCGCCACCCTGGAGTAAAGTTTACCATAATACGTGCGGCTGAAAAAATTAGACCAGTGCTTAAAAAGGCTTTAGCACCAGTTAAACTACAAGGGTGCCGAGTTTGCGGGGAACCAACAACAGGGAGTATTTGTAAACCGTGTGAAGTAATAAGAAAATTGGGTATTCTAAAGTCCTAA
- a CDS encoding site-2 protease family protein, with protein MNFDFTQMLLIITIAWLILYFFSKKIDVKKYGVEVQPFYLIYRTKRFNHWLEEIAIKHPQFWRIVWSAGVAVSFGLMVYITYILLRGLITFIITPTQAPPSVTPLIPGITISPHDIPYFLLAAAIMLITHETAHGVAACIEKIHVKSAGVFLALIIPGGFVEPEEQSFKEAPAIAKLRVLSAGSVVNFAVGLLFLLLLMNFLLIISPLYIPTPSGVLIGEIVSGSPAEAVGLKPGDVIYGMMKNNGIYTRINSSVELGKFMSEVKPGDLLVIDTIRGSISIKAGSDKGRAIIGIYPFDYYPLRWHALDNRFLRLMPYHFFRSILWINFLAVNVALFNMLPIYPLDGDGFVYALIKSRISQKHCRHVRIGINTFFLTIVLANISLTILKYGLVVI; from the coding sequence GTGAACTTTGATTTCACGCAAATGCTTCTTATAATCACTATAGCTTGGTTGATACTCTACTTCTTTAGCAAAAAAATTGATGTCAAAAAATATGGAGTGGAAGTTCAACCATTCTACTTGATTTATCGAACTAAACGCTTTAACCATTGGCTGGAAGAGATAGCTATAAAGCACCCCCAATTCTGGCGCATCGTATGGAGTGCTGGAGTAGCCGTCTCATTTGGGTTAATGGTTTACATAACCTATATACTCCTACGCGGCCTTATCACTTTCATCATCACTCCTACCCAAGCCCCCCCTTCAGTCACTCCATTAATACCTGGAATTACAATCAGCCCTCATGACATTCCATATTTTCTTTTAGCTGCCGCAATTATGCTCATAACACATGAAACTGCGCATGGAGTCGCTGCCTGTATAGAAAAAATTCACGTGAAATCAGCTGGAGTATTCCTTGCGTTAATTATACCTGGAGGATTTGTTGAACCAGAAGAACAGAGTTTTAAGGAGGCACCCGCAATTGCGAAGTTACGTGTACTTTCTGCTGGATCTGTTGTAAATTTTGCGGTAGGCCTTCTCTTTTTACTGTTATTGATGAATTTCTTGTTAATAATTAGTCCTTTGTATATACCAACTCCATCAGGAGTTTTAATTGGGGAAATAGTAAGTGGGAGTCCAGCTGAGGCCGTAGGGCTAAAGCCTGGAGATGTGATCTATGGCATGATGAAAAATAACGGAATTTATACCCGAATTAATAGTTCAGTGGAACTTGGCAAATTTATGTCAGAAGTTAAACCAGGCGACCTATTAGTTATTGATACAATTAGAGGAAGTATTTCAATTAAAGCTGGCTCTGATAAAGGAAGGGCAATTATTGGGATTTATCCATTTGATTATTATCCACTACGATGGCATGCACTTGATAATCGGTTCCTGAGATTGATGCCTTACCATTTCTTTCGATCCATTCTATGGATTAACTTCTTAGCTGTAAACGTCGCACTATTTAATATGTTGCCGATTTACCCTTTAGATGGAGATGGTTTTGTCTACGCATTAATAAAAAGTCGAATTAGCCAAAAGCATTGTCGGCATGTTAGAATAGGCATTAATACATTTTTCCTAACTATCGTTTTAGCAAATATTAGTTTGACCATCCTGAAGTATGGTTTAGTCGTTATTTGA
- a CDS encoding divalent-cation tolerance protein CutA, with the protein MAFIVILMTTSSRDEAVKIVRHLLNQHLIACANIVASVRSLFWWQETVEDAEETLVLMKTKSELFKEISEHIIRLHGYKTPEIIAIPITSGSEPYLNWVSSVVRS; encoded by the coding sequence ATGGCGTTCATCGTAATTCTCATGACCACATCCAGTAGAGATGAAGCCGTCAAAATTGTACGCCATTTATTAAATCAACACCTCATTGCATGCGCTAATATTGTGGCGTCGGTACGTTCTCTATTTTGGTGGCAAGAAACCGTTGAGGACGCAGAAGAAACACTTGTTTTAATGAAAACCAAATCTGAACTCTTCAAAGAAATTTCTGAGCATATCATTAGATTACACGGTTACAAAACTCCAGAAATAATTGCTATTCCAATAACCTCCGGTTCAGAGCCATACTTAAACTGGGTATCCTCAGTGGTTAGATCCTAA
- a CDS encoding nucleotidyltransferase domain-containing protein produces the protein MEAFEARGIKTIIYGSIARGDVSPKSDIDVFIPDPPASFLIENILEAHGLTIQRRVIIQATPSYVIKGYIELDELRSVSFPLAKMRPIEREFYRFGGELSYSQVKHGDRVPGVDKRLMLIIPTPHGHVEDSVIGQEEAVAKLLNVSVNVVLDRVRALTKRDKVGRTGVFLKYELAPDESFESSLNELATKNPAIRRRLLTGT, from the coding sequence ATGGAGGCATTTGAAGCGAGGGGAATCAAGACGATAATCTATGGGAGTATTGCCAGAGGAGATGTCTCACCGAAAAGTGATATTGATGTTTTCATTCCAGACCCTCCCGCTTCATTTTTAATTGAAAACATCCTTGAAGCTCATGGACTAACCATCCAAAGACGGGTTATTATACAAGCCACCCCATCCTATGTCATTAAAGGCTACATCGAACTCGATGAATTACGCTCTGTATCGTTCCCGCTAGCCAAGATGCGGCCTATAGAACGCGAATTTTATCGTTTCGGTGGCGAACTATCTTATTCGCAAGTTAAACATGGAGATCGAGTACCTGGTGTCGATAAACGTCTCATGCTAATCATCCCTACTCCCCATGGACATGTTGAGGACAGCGTAATCGGTCAGGAGGAAGCAGTAGCTAAACTCCTTAATGTAAGTGTAAATGTTGTACTCGATCGGGTTCGTGCATTAACCAAGCGAGATAAAGTAGGTCGTACGGGGGTCTTTCTAAAATATGAACTTGCACCCGATGAAAGTTTCGAGTCATCTTTAAATGAATTAGCTACTAAAAATCCTGCGATTCGAAGGCGTTTACTAACTGGCA